In Cololabis saira isolate AMF1-May2022 chromosome 1, fColSai1.1, whole genome shotgun sequence, the following proteins share a genomic window:
- the cldnd1b gene encoding claudin domain-containing protein 1b isoform X2, translating into MVDNRYATALVIGSVLSLLASVYLSAAVGTQHWFQYSSPPLRQGTNVSELKEEFVKGDFNESAYSDAMFRLNGALGLWLRCIQVPNPKMETMCVSFTLPQQFIPKYKNHGNSSEEDLVRTYLWRCQFLLPLVSLALVFLSVLVGVCACLCRSFTPTLGVGVLHFLAGLCSLGTVCCFRAGLDLLHHQYSPPAGVDGSMGWSLYLALISFPLQMMAAALFLWAAKSHRKNYTRMSAYRVA; encoded by the exons ATGGTGGATAACCGGTATGCCACCGCCCTGGTGATCGGCTCGGTGCTGAGCCTGCTGGCCTCCGTCTACCTGTCGGCGGCCGTGGGGACTCAGCACTGGTTCCAGTACAGCAGCCCGCCACTCAGACAGGGGACCAACGTCtcggagctgaaggaggagttCGTCAAGGGGGACTTCAACGAGAGCGCCTACAGCGACGCCATGTTCCGCCTGAACGGCGCCCTGGGACTCTGGCTGAGGTGCATCCAGGTGCCCA ATCCCAAGATGGAAACCATGTGTGTGAGCTTCACCCTCCCTCAGCAATTCATCCCCAAGTACAAAAATCATGGAAACAGCAGTGAAGAAGATTTGGTGAGAACAT ATCTGTGGAGGTGCCAGTTTCTCCTGCCTTTGGTGTCACTGGCGCTGGTGTTCCTGAGCGTTCTGGTGGGAGTCTGCGCCTGCCTGTGCCGCAGCTTCACCCCCACCCTCGGTGTGGGAGTGCTCCATTTTCTTGCGG GTCTGTGTTCTCTGGGCACCGTCTGCTGTTTCCGGGCCGGACTGGATTTGCTCCACCACCAATACTCTCCCCCAGCAGGAGTGGACGGCTCCATGGGCTGGTCTCTGTACCTCGCACTCATCTCCTTCCCTCTGCAGATGATGGCAGCTGCTCTGTTCCTCTGGGCGGCCAAAAGCCATCGCAAGAACTACACCCGCATGAGTGCTTACAGGGTGGCATGA
- the LOC133434752 gene encoding N-acyl-aromatic-L-amino acid amidohydrolase (carboxylate-forming) B-like produces MERASFPPLSRVAICGGTHGNEMTGVYIVKEMQKKKVDKMGSVSITTVLSNPRAVETCRRYGEVDLNRCFTSALLSSPITDSTTYELRRAQELNSQLGPKGSIEAVDMLIDLHNTTANMGLCFIFCSVDWINLHIYKYIQSKMTSVPVKAIHVNLSSSDAYSLESVGKHGFALEVGPQPHGVVRADIFNMAKEAVDLTIEWLQKFNSGCSFEGGEVETFTYVKSVDYPRDPDDEITAAVHPELQDKDFELVRPGDSLFLSFSGETVKYEGEPLYAFFVNECAYYEKKIAFHLARKNTYTLPSISVKKV; encoded by the exons ATGGAGCGTGCCTCTTTCCCACCACTGTCCAGAGTTGCCATTTGTGGTGGGACTCACGGCAATGAGATGACAGGGGTGTACATCGTGAAGgagatgcagaaaaaaaaggtggaTAAAATGGGATCTGTTTCTATAACCACCGTCCTGTCAAATCCACGAGCCGTGGAGACTTGCAGAAGATATGGAGAGGTGGATCTCAACCGCTGCTTCACAAGCGCCTTGCTGAG TTCCCCGATAACAGATTCAACTACGTACGAGCTGAGGCGAGCTCAGGAGCTGAACTCTCAGCTGGGGCCCAAAGGAAGTATCGAGGCCGTGGATATGCTCATAGACCTCCACAACACAACTGCCAACATGGGCCTGTGCTTCATCTTCTGCTCTGTAGACTGGATCAACCTTCACATTTACAAATACATACAG AGTAAAATGACTTCTGTACCTGTGAAAGCAATCCACGTTAACCTATCCTCCTCCGACGCTTATTCCTTGGAGTCAGTGGGCAAGCATGGCTTTG CGTTAGAAGTGGGTCCTCAACCACACGGCGTGGTCAGGGCTGATATCTTTAACATGGCTAAAGAGGCAGTTGATCTCACAATAGAATGGCTTCAAAAGTTTAATTCCG GATGTAGTTTTGAGGGGGGTGAAGTGGAAACATTCACATATGTAAAGAGTGTCGACTACCCAAGAGACCCTGATGATGAAATTACTGCTGCCGTACACCCTGAGCTACAG GATAAAGACTTTGAGCTTGTGCGGCCAGGAGATTCCCTGTTCCTGTCATTTTCTGGGGAGACGGTGAAGTACGAGGGAGAGCCCCTTTACGCTTTCTTTGTGAACGAGTGCGCCTACTATGAAAAGAAGATTGCTTTCCATCTAGCCCGAAAGAACACTTACACTTTACCATCCATCTCTGTGAAGAAGGTTTGA
- the cldnd1b gene encoding claudin domain-containing protein 1b isoform X1 gives MVDNRYATALVIGSVLSLLASVYLSAAVGTQHWFQYSSPPLRQGTNVSELKEEFVKGDFNESAYSDAMFRLNGALGLWLRCIQVPSKSHWYKEPDPKMETMCVSFTLPQQFIPKYKNHGNSSEEDLVRTYLWRCQFLLPLVSLALVFLSVLVGVCACLCRSFTPTLGVGVLHFLAGLCSLGTVCCFRAGLDLLHHQYSPPAGVDGSMGWSLYLALISFPLQMMAAALFLWAAKSHRKNYTRMSAYRVA, from the exons ATGGTGGATAACCGGTATGCCACCGCCCTGGTGATCGGCTCGGTGCTGAGCCTGCTGGCCTCCGTCTACCTGTCGGCGGCCGTGGGGACTCAGCACTGGTTCCAGTACAGCAGCCCGCCACTCAGACAGGGGACCAACGTCtcggagctgaaggaggagttCGTCAAGGGGGACTTCAACGAGAGCGCCTACAGCGACGCCATGTTCCGCCTGAACGGCGCCCTGGGACTCTGGCTGAGGTGCATCCAGGTGCCCAGTAAGTCGCACTGGTACAAAGAACCAG ATCCCAAGATGGAAACCATGTGTGTGAGCTTCACCCTCCCTCAGCAATTCATCCCCAAGTACAAAAATCATGGAAACAGCAGTGAAGAAGATTTGGTGAGAACAT ATCTGTGGAGGTGCCAGTTTCTCCTGCCTTTGGTGTCACTGGCGCTGGTGTTCCTGAGCGTTCTGGTGGGAGTCTGCGCCTGCCTGTGCCGCAGCTTCACCCCCACCCTCGGTGTGGGAGTGCTCCATTTTCTTGCGG GTCTGTGTTCTCTGGGCACCGTCTGCTGTTTCCGGGCCGGACTGGATTTGCTCCACCACCAATACTCTCCCCCAGCAGGAGTGGACGGCTCCATGGGCTGGTCTCTGTACCTCGCACTCATCTCCTTCCCTCTGCAGATGATGGCAGCTGCTCTGTTCCTCTGGGCGGCCAAAAGCCATCGCAAGAACTACACCCGCATGAGTGCTTACAGGGTGGCATGA